In one Amaranthus tricolor cultivar Red isolate AtriRed21 chromosome 8, ASM2621246v1, whole genome shotgun sequence genomic region, the following are encoded:
- the LOC130821138 gene encoding uncharacterized protein LOC130821138 isoform X2, with protein sequence MKFLEYTGLNRINDFLSHLNLSERTIKGCLEAYSCKHTGVDKRLSLSLEHEILDYLGRSSDTDSSSPADNLISRTSRKTLIYLVLTLYHMYPDYDFSAVKAHQFLLDESWDSFEQIFDSYMREASKVWVEANGGSSLLEDLYKALDEVVKLSECEIYSYNPDTDADPFLQRGAIWSFNFFFYNRKLKRVVSLRFCCLSNLVADEFLTEELTFEEDEEIFDNMDM encoded by the exons ATGAAGTTTTTAGAATACACTGGTTTGAATCG AATAAACGATTTCTTGAGTCATCTCAACCTTAGTGAGCGTACTATAAAGGGATGTTTGGAGGCATACTCTT GTAAGCACACAGGGGTAGACAAAAGGCTTTCTCTCAGTTTGGAGCATGAG ATTCTTGATTATCTTGGCCGTTCATCTGATACAGATTCCTCATCACCTGCTGATAATCTGATTAGTAGAACCAG CCGGAAGACGCTGATTTACCTTGTCCTTACTTTGTACCATATGTACCCAGATTATGACTTCAG TGCTGTGAAGGCGCATCAGTTCTTATTAGATGAAAGCTGGGACAGTTTTGAGCAAATATTTGATTCTTACATGAGAGAAGCATCAAAG gtaTGGGTAGAGGCTAATGGTGGTAGCTCCCTTCTTGAAGACTTGTACAAGGCATTGGATGAA GTGGTGAAACTCTCTGAATGTGAAATTTACAGCTACAATCCTGACACTGATGCAGATCCCTTTTTACAAAGAGGAGCCAT ATGGtctttcaatttcttcttctaCAACAGAAAACTAAAGCGTGTTGTGAGCTTACGGTTCTGCTGTTTGAG TAACTTGGTGGCTGATGAATTTTTGACTGAAGAGTTAACTTTTGAGGAGGATGAGGAGATATTCGACAACATGGACATGTAA
- the LOC130821139 gene encoding uncharacterized protein LOC130821139 gives MMKPRLSVNLQHASVFNPLNICHSGNALSVAKLHNFPSTCINTLRIHRCSSWKQLRNCFNQADIHAASSRRPFLSSLGPCKAKSDDSGRAVSGESILLNEQSLERELEIAIEQENYAEAARIRDRIRVLHDDSEASVLAANARFYNAFRDGDLASMQALWAKGDYVCCVHPGASGISGYDLVMRSWEYVWVDYEFPLEIELRDVQVHVRGDIGYVTCVELVKTKGSNWGRQFATNVLERVDGEWLISVHHASPVDS, from the exons ATGATGAAACCCAGGCTTTCTGTTAATTTGCAGCATGCTTCAGTGTTTAATCCACTGAATATCTGCCATAGT GGGAATGCTTTAAGTGTTGCGAAGCTTCATAATTTTCCGTCTACATGCATCAACACTTTGAGGATACATAGATGTTCGTCTTGGAAGCAGCTACGGAATTGTTTCAACCAAGCTGATATACA TGCAGCATCTAGTAGAAGGCCTTTTCTCTCTTCATTGGGCCCATGTAAAGCAAAGAGTGACGATTCAGGAAGAGCCGTAAGTGGCGAAAGTATATTATTGAACGAGCAGAGTTTGGAGCGAGAGTTAGAAATAGCTATCGAGCAGGAAAACTACGCAGAAGCCGCAAGGATCAGAGACAGAATTCGAGTTCTTCACGATGATAGCGAGGCATCAGTACTTGCTGCAAATGCTCGGTTTTACAACGCCTTCAGGGATGGAGATTTAGCCTCTATGCAAGCTCTTTGGGCTAAAGGGGACTATGTGTGCTGTGTGCATCCCGGTGCAAGTGGTATATCTGGTTATGATCTCGTAATGAGGAGTTGGGAATACGTGTGGGTAGACTACGAGTTCCCCTTGGAGATTGAGCTTAGAGATGTTCAAGTACATGTTAGAGGAGATATTGGATACGTAACGTGTGTCGAATTGGTTAAAACTAAAGGTAGTAACTGGGGAAGACAATTTGCGACTAATGTTTTGGAAAGAGTTGATGGCGAGTGGCTCATTTCCGTCCATCACGCCTCTCCGGTTGACTCGTAA
- the LOC130821137 gene encoding heavy metal-associated isoprenylated plant protein 21-like: MGILDHVLDFWDVTLPKHKKRKPFQTVKIKVKMDCDGCERRVTNSVAHIKGVNSVEVNRKQSKVTVRGHVEPKRVLNKIKSTGKRAEFWAYTPYNLVTYPYAPQAYDKKAPSGYVRNVPQAFATPDAPDQIYTSMFSDENPNAPCSIM; the protein is encoded by the exons ATGGGCATCCTGGACCATGTCTTAGACTTTTGGGATGTTACCCTCCCAAAACACAAGAAACGTAAGCCATTTCAG ACTGTTAAAATCAAAGTGAAAATGGACTGTGATGGATGTGAAAGGAGAGTTACAAACTCTGTTGCTCATATCAAAG GGGTGAACTCCGTGGAGGTAAACAGGAAACAGAGTAAAGTAACGGTAAGAGGACATGTAGAACCGAAAAGGgtgttaaacaaaataaaaagtacaGGAAAAAGAGCTGAATTTTGGGCATATACCCCATATAATTTGGTCACATACCCTTATGCACCTCAAGCTTACGATAAAAAAGCTCCTTCCGGATATGTCAGAAATGTACCCCAAGCATTTGCAACACCTGATGCTCCTGACCAGATATATACTTCAATGTTTAGTGATGAAAACCCTAATGCTCCTTGTTCCATCATGTAA
- the LOC130821138 gene encoding uncharacterized protein LOC130821138 isoform X1, with protein MKFLEYTGLNRINDFLSHLNLSERTIKGCLEAYSCKHTGVDKRLSLSLEHEILDYLGRSSDTDSSSPADNLISRTSRKTLIYLVLTLYHMYPDYDFSSAVKAHQFLLDESWDSFEQIFDSYMREASKVWVEANGGSSLLEDLYKALDEVVKLSECEIYSYNPDTDADPFLQRGAIWSFNFFFYNRKLKRVVSLRFCCLSNLVADEFLTEELTFEEDEEIFDNMDM; from the exons ATGAAGTTTTTAGAATACACTGGTTTGAATCG AATAAACGATTTCTTGAGTCATCTCAACCTTAGTGAGCGTACTATAAAGGGATGTTTGGAGGCATACTCTT GTAAGCACACAGGGGTAGACAAAAGGCTTTCTCTCAGTTTGGAGCATGAG ATTCTTGATTATCTTGGCCGTTCATCTGATACAGATTCCTCATCACCTGCTGATAATCTGATTAGTAGAACCAG CCGGAAGACGCTGATTTACCTTGTCCTTACTTTGTACCATATGTACCCAGATTATGACTTCAG cAGTGCTGTGAAGGCGCATCAGTTCTTATTAGATGAAAGCTGGGACAGTTTTGAGCAAATATTTGATTCTTACATGAGAGAAGCATCAAAG gtaTGGGTAGAGGCTAATGGTGGTAGCTCCCTTCTTGAAGACTTGTACAAGGCATTGGATGAA GTGGTGAAACTCTCTGAATGTGAAATTTACAGCTACAATCCTGACACTGATGCAGATCCCTTTTTACAAAGAGGAGCCAT ATGGtctttcaatttcttcttctaCAACAGAAAACTAAAGCGTGTTGTGAGCTTACGGTTCTGCTGTTTGAG TAACTTGGTGGCTGATGAATTTTTGACTGAAGAGTTAACTTTTGAGGAGGATGAGGAGATATTCGACAACATGGACATGTAA